The DNA region AATGGTGAACTGCTCGTTTTATAGTAATCAACTGGTTTGCAttcagctgttgttttttacGGGAATCAGCATAAACAGCTGCCAGGACATTACAGTAGTGCTCTGCAGTGGCTTCCTCCTTCACACCAACTTTCTTAAAAAACTCTGCATACAAGGCATCTTGTGAAGAAATTGGGTACAAGTAGGGTCTGAACTCAAGTTCATCAGAGAGTGAGAGACACACACTATCAGCTTTAAAAAGCACAGTGTCTttttcaaccaaaacaacaggCTGACCATACAATGACTGTCCATCAAAGCAATTGGCTTGCAGATAGGCATACGCACGCCGAAACACATCTGCACGGATTTTGGTGACCTCCTCCGTTTTACATGGAGACTGACAGATGTTTCTCATGTTACTGGTCACCTTTTCTGATGGTGGCTGTTTGTGAGCTCCTACTTTTTTCATTAAGTTTAGAATCCACTCAGAGTGACAGTCTGGTAGATCTATAACTGGCATTGAGGACCAAATCAACTCCTGATGTTTAGGATATGTTTCAATCAAAGACCCTTTGATTGAAACAGTGGTATTTTCTGAAGCAAATGGTTGATGGTAGTTGCAGAGATCTTCCTGAATCTTAACTGGATAAATGAACTTGATATTGGCAATGCTCCTCAGTAACCTTTCACCATTATCAATGCTCACATATTTCAGGGCTTCTCTGAAAAGGAATGCTGATTTCAGTTTCAGCCCTCtttcatgattttcttttgcttcagaTTCCAGTTCACGTGCAAACTTGATTATATCCTTTTCAGTCACCTCATGTTTCATTCCAAGTTCTCTGACAAGGTTTCTAGCTTGTCTAGTTAAATGTTGCTGTTCTTCACAAAGCTTTGTCCAAAATGTATCTGGCACAAATCTTTCCCTGGGCACCATTCTCCTATAAAGCTCAACACTGTCATCATAGTAGTATGAGGCAGTCTGCAGATCACCACAAAAACTTCGAATCAGTCTCACTGACTTCATTGAGGACACAATTCTTTCCTTGTGCTTCAAAAAACTTAACTTATGCTGTAATATTAGTATTAGCTTTAAGCACTCAAGAGTGTCCTCCTCTGTGAGTGTTTGTACAAAAGGCAAAATGAacttcataaaatatttcaaatcagACAGGATTTTCATGTCAAGCAGTTTTGACAGAGCCTGGTTTTCTGGAttgcttttgagaaaaatgttgttgCTGTTGGAAAGGGTGAATAGGTCTGGAAATGTTGCTGAATATCTACTGTTGAGAAGAAATATCTTCTTAGGTCCATCAATCCTTGTTCTTTTACCAAGTGCTGTTTCAAATATTGGTAAAGACCTAAGTTTCCGCTCATAGTCTTTCTGACTTTTGGACTTGGTAATTCCTGATTGCAAGAAGGACTGAAGTGTTCtcaaatcatcatttgaaagtTGAGAAAACTCTGACTGGTTGATGTTGCAGATCCTGTTCAGCACTAAACTTTTGTCATTGGTATCCAATAATTCAGCATctgaaaaagttatttgtattgTCTTGTAAAAGAAAAGGTTTAGCCTCATAAAACCAAGTTTGAAGAGGATGTGCGATATGTCATTTTCTGATGCATTTAGAATCACATTTGGCATGCATTTCATGGTCTGCAGAAGGCTCTTGTTGTTTAACCTTGGACAAACAACGAGTAGAATGCTGCAGTCAATGAAGAGCTCCCTCACATCACCTAACGTCAGACTTTTTTTGGAAGCACTGAATGTTTCATATTTGATTTCACTTGCAATAAATCTCCAAAGTAATTCAAGCCACTTAAGAATTGTTTCATTTGGAACATACAGACCACTGTCTGCATCAACTTCACAATGACGGGACAACTGACTTTCAATTATTGGTATCAAAAACTTTGCTCCATCAGGAAGTGTCAGTTTCTTGACAAGGTTAAAACTTTCCAGGATGTCAAAACATTGTGTATTAACTGTATAGTCTGCAAACCTATCTTCACATCCAAGGAAGAGATCATCATATCTTGAAAACAGCTTTGGTGTCTTAGAGTTAAACTTTCGCAAAACCTTATCTTTTGTGAGAAGAAGTGGAAGCCCATCAAGCAAAGTGGAATCATTCTCTGCATTTTCCCACAACCTGGAATCAT from Poecilia reticulata strain Guanapo unplaced genomic scaffold, Guppy_female_1.0+MT scaffold_1198, whole genome shotgun sequence includes:
- the LOC108166075 gene encoding sacsin-like — protein: IPRPMAIHFGIKTTRHHTLEDCTVDNFFPFSFHFEQREQLTVRIKNIISAYPSKKDILKELIQNADDAEATEIHFIWDKRQHGKERTFGKSWNNLQGPALCVFNNKVFSDDDLKGIQQLGEGGKQNLQGKIGKYGIGFNSVYHLTDCPSILTGDTFLCISDPTQKYIEIISDRPRHGIGYNLTEEFKEMCLDVYKSFLPDQFTLEAGTMFRLPLRTSVNAENSELSQQNVTDEDMIELFSALSEDPEGLTLFLKNICKIKVHVIDEHSEILQTIFMVEKTLSQESEGKKNQFTKHLDIALESEKPATPCHVLYEITISTSDKRHSDWIIAEQFGSFKHAQLKMANKLLQGAIAARVNSNSSPPSRFSNNDFQGAAFCSLPLPGKTGLPVHVNGNFEVDSSRKNLWKEDGQNLKSHWNEMLKKIIIAPLYADLLDFIKRKVIGGSRLLSITYLSFWPIVSKNVGPEWHEMILEVYRAIKEKCLYVIPVLRTSKERGESQGCKENSPDWCSLRETEPMKAPYLTDSKSERINPILGDVGMNLVHGSASMCKIWSTIQKAGIEVRVVCPASVRTFLCAKPLNDPTETDNDLPLPLTDTLIEDEQRCSELLKFCLNDSRLWENAENDSTLLDGLPLLLTKDKVLRKFNSKTPKLFSRYDDLFLGCEDRFADYTVNTQCFDILESFNLVKKLTLPDGAKFLIPIIESQLSRHCEVDADSGLYVPNETILKWLELLWRFIASEIKYETFSASKKSLTLGDVRELFIDCSILLVVCPRLNNKSLLQTMKCMPNVILNASENDISHILFKLGFMRLNLFFYKTIQITFSDAELLDTNDKSLVLNRICNINQSEFSQLSNDDLRTLQSFLQSGITKSKSQKDYERKLRSLPIFETALGKRTRIDGPKKIFLLNSRYSATFPDLFTLSNSNNIFLKSNPENQALSKLLDMKILSDLKYFMKFILPFVQTLTEEDTLECLKLILILQHKLSFLKHKERIVSSMKSVRLIRSFCGDLQTASYYYDDSVELYRRMVPRERFVPDTFWTKLCEEQQHLTRQARNLVRELGMKHEVTEKDIIKFARELESEAKENHERGLKLKSAFLFREALKYVSIDNGERLLRSIANIKFIYPVKIQEDLCNYHQPFASENTTVSIKGSLIETYPKHQELIWSSMPVIDLPDCHSEWILNLMKKVGAHKQPPSEKVTSNMRNICQSPCKTEEVTKIRADVFRRAYAYLQANCFDGQSLYGQPVVLVEKDTVLFKADSVCLSLSDELEFRPYLYPISSQDALYAEFFKKVGVKEEATAEHYCNVLAAVYADSRKKQQLNANQLITIKRAVH